A genomic window from Equus caballus isolate H_3958 breed thoroughbred chromosome 5, TB-T2T, whole genome shotgun sequence includes:
- the PGM1 gene encoding phosphoglucomutase-1 isoform X1 encodes MSDFDEWISGKYRKMEEGPLPLLTFATAPYYDQKPGTSGLRKKTFCFEEKPCYLENFIQSIFFSIDLKDRQGSSLVVGGDGRYFNKSAIETIVQMAAANGIGRLVIGQNGILSTPAVSCIIRKIKAIGGIILTASHNPGGPNGDFGIKFNISNGGPAPEAITDKIFQISKTIEEYAICPDLKVDLGVLGKQQFDLENKFKPFTVEIVDSVEAYATMLRNIFDFNALKELLSGPNRLKIRIDAMHGVVGPYVKKILCEELGAPANSAVNCVPLEDFGGHHPDPNLTYAADLVETMKTGEHDFGAAFDGDGDRNMILGKHGFFVNPSDSVAVIAANIFSIPYFQQTGVRGFARSMPTSGALDRVANATKIALYETPTGWKFFGNLMDASKLSLCGEESFGTGSDHIREKDGLWAVLAWLSILATRKQSVEDILKDHWQKYGRNFFTRYDYEEVAAEGANKMMKDLEALITDRSFVGKQFSEGDKVYTVEKIDNFEYSDPVDGSISRNQGLRLIFADGSRIIFRLSGTGSAGATIRLYIDSYEKDLAKIYQDPQVMLAPLISIALKVSKLQERTGRTAPTVIT; translated from the exons ATGAGTGATTTTGACGAATGGATTTctgggaaatacagaaaaatggaagaaggtCCTCTCCCTCTGTTGACTTTTGCTACAGCTCCTTACTACGACCAGAAACCAGGAACTAGTGGATTACGGAAGAAAAccttttgttttgaggaaaagCCATGCTATCTGGAGAATTTCATCCAGAGTATATTCTTCTCCATAGACCTAAAAGATCGCCAGGGGTCGTCACTGGTGGTTGGTGGAGATGGGCGGTATTTTAATAAATCGGCAATAGAAACAATAGTGCAGATGGCAGCCGCCAATGGG ATTGGCCGCTTGGTTATTGGACAGAATGGAATCCTCTCCACCCCTGCTGTGTCCTGCATCATTAGGAAGATCAAAGCCATTGGTGGGATCATTCTGACAGCCAGCCACAACCCAGGAGGGCCCAATGGAGACTTTGGAATCAAATTCAATATTTCCAATGGAG GTCCTGCTCCGGAAGCCATAACTGATAAGATTTTCCAAATCAGCAAGACGATTGAAGAATATGCCATTTGCCCTGACCTGAAAGTAGACCTCGGAGTCCTGGGAAAGCAGCAGTTTGACCTGGAAAACAAGTTCAAACCCTTCACAG TGGAAATTGTGGACTCGGTGGAAGCTTATGCTACGATGCTGAGAAACATCTTTGATTTCAATGCACTGAAAGAACTACTTTCCGGTCCAAACCGTCTGAAGATCCGTATAGATGCCATGCATGGAG TTGTGGGGCCGTACGTGAAGAAGATCCTCTGCGAAGAGCTGGGCGCCCCCGCAAACTCGGCAGTGAACTGCGTCCCCCTGGAGGACTTTGGGGGCCACCATCCCGACCCCAACCTCACCTACGCAGCTGACCTGGTGGAGACCATGAAGACAGGGGAGCACGACTTTGGGGCCGCCTTTGATGGAGATGGG GATCGAAACATGATTCTGGGCAAGCATGGGTTCTTCGTGAACCCCTCAGACTCCGTGGCTGTCATTGCTGCCAACATCTTCAGCATTCCGTATTTCCAGCAAACCGGGGTCCGCGGCTTTGCACGCAGCATGCCCACCAGCGGGGCCCTGGACCG GGTGGCTAATGCTACAAAGATCGCTTTGTATGAGACCCCAACTGGCTGGAAGTTTTTTGGGAATTTGATGGATGCAAGCAAGCTGTCCCTGTGTGGGGAGGAGAGCTTCGGGACCG GTTCTGACCACATCCGTGAGAAAGACGGACTCTGGGCCGTCCTCGCCTGGCTCTCCATTCTCGCCACCCGCAAACAGAGCGTGGAGGACATTCTCAAAGATCACTGGCAAAAGTATGGCCGGAATTTCTTCACCAG GTACGACTACGAGGAGGTGGCAGCCGAGGGCGCCAACAAAATGATGAAGGACTTGGAGGCCCTGATAACTGATCGCTCCTTCGTGGGGAAGCAGTTCTCAGAGGGTGACAAAGTTTACACCGTGGAGAAGATTGATAACTTTGAGTACAGTGACCCAGTGGACGGAAGCATTTCGAGAAACCAG GGCTTGCGGCTCATTTTTGCAGATGGTTCTCGCATCATCTTTCGACTGAGCGGCACTGGGAGCGCCGGGGCCACCATCCGCCTGTACATCGACAGCTATGAGAAGGACCTCGCCAAGATCTATCAGGACCCCCAG